One part of the Phragmites australis chromosome 3, lpPhrAust1.1, whole genome shotgun sequence genome encodes these proteins:
- the LOC133912314 gene encoding pathogenesis-related protein 1-like, translated as MASANSWTLEIASPVTAPRLFRAAVMDWHTLAPKLASQVVASAHPVEGEGGVGSVRQFNFTSAMPFGFMKERLEFLDADKCECKSTLIEGGGIGVAIETATSHIKVEPAADGGSVVKVDSTYKLLPGVEVKDEIAKAKESVTAIFKAAEAYLIANPESYN; from the exons ATGGCCTCCGCCAACAGCTGGACCCTCGAGATCGCGTCGCCGGTGACCGCACCGCGCCTGTTCCGCGCCGCCGTGATGGACTGGCACACCCTGGCCCCCAAGCTCGCCTCCCAAGTCGTCGCCAGCGCTCATCCCGTCGAGGGCGAGGGCGGCGTCGGCAGCGTCAGGCAGTTCAACTTCACCTCAG CCATGCCGTTCGGCTTCATGAAGGAGAGGCTCGAGTTCCTGGACGCGGACAAGTGCGAGTGCAAATCGACGCTCATCGAGGGCGGCGGCATCGGAGTGGCAATCGAGACGGCGACATCGCACATCAAGGTGGAGCCCGCGGCCGATGGCGGGAGCGTGGTGAAGGTGGACTCGACGTACAAGCTCCTGCCGGGCGTGGAGGTGAAGGATGAGATCGCCAAGGCCAAGGAGTCCGTCACCGCCATCTTCAAGGCCGCCGAGGCCTACCTGATCGCCAACCCGGAATCC